One Thalassotalea atypica DNA window includes the following coding sequences:
- a CDS encoding MarR family winged helix-turn-helix transcriptional regulator has product MSNLKLEKQLCFKLYSLNKSLTKLYAPILKELELTYPQYLVMLVLWENNKACSIKEIGKALDLDTGTLSPLLKRMEKHELINRTRSDADERTVYISLTSKGDKLKRKAQPIPEQMFALTGLSHEQMLSLQETLAKLIETTKHHV; this is encoded by the coding sequence ATGAGCAACTTAAAACTTGAGAAACAGCTTTGCTTTAAACTGTACAGTTTGAACAAGTCTTTAACCAAACTGTATGCACCTATTTTAAAAGAACTAGAACTGACCTACCCGCAATACCTTGTCATGTTAGTACTATGGGAAAATAACAAAGCTTGCTCAATTAAAGAGATAGGAAAAGCGTTAGACTTAGACACAGGTACTCTTTCACCGTTATTAAAACGAATGGAAAAGCATGAACTTATTAATCGCACTCGAAGTGATGCTGATGAACGAACAGTTTATATTTCGTTGACATCAAAAGGCGATAAACTGAAGCGCAAAGCGCAACCGATTCCTGAGCAGATGTTTGCGCTAACAGGTTTAAGCCATGAACAAATGCTCTCTTTGCAAGAAACATTAGCTAAATTGATAGAAACAACAAAGCATCATGTTTGA
- a CDS encoding DUF3718 domain-containing protein, which translates to MKKLVLVPALALMSLSVTPVAQASNVAQSLCEYVSVDDKKRLRSFLKSNKLKIRAIFDGVQCNGKNLLAFASDNNSVKTGAMMINKLPKKTVKTHLATITSSELAEAANKRVAG; encoded by the coding sequence ATGAAAAAATTAGTTCTTGTTCCTGCATTAGCTTTAATGTCTCTATCTGTTACTCCTGTTGCTCAAGCATCAAATGTTGCACAAAGCCTATGTGAATATGTCTCTGTAGATGACAAAAAGCGCCTTCGTTCTTTCCTTAAAAGCAATAAACTTAAAATCCGTGCTATTTTTGATGGCGTTCAGTGTAACGGTAAGAATTTACTGGCATTTGCTTCAGACAACAACTCTGTTAAGACCGGTGCCATGATGATTAACAAATTACCTAAAAAGACTGTTAAAACTCATTTAGCAACGATTACTTCTTCGGAATTAGCCGAGGCAGCCAATAAGCGTGTAGCTGGCTAA
- a CDS encoding RNA-binding S4 domain-containing protein — protein sequence MQQMIIVEVDTQPIELCKLLKIANLVGGGGEAKMVISEGYVGVNHEVELQKRKKIYHNDIVEFNGEIIQLQVVESAENIERQDKNNTVEEKRPQSQKQKKPSAENKPKAKQKLKTGSNELSVTKRKPISF from the coding sequence ATGCAACAAATGATTATTGTAGAAGTTGATACGCAGCCCATTGAATTATGTAAATTACTTAAAATTGCTAACCTCGTTGGTGGTGGCGGTGAAGCGAAAATGGTGATCAGTGAAGGCTATGTTGGTGTCAACCACGAAGTAGAACTTCAAAAAAGAAAAAAGATTTACCACAATGATATCGTTGAATTTAATGGTGAAATTATTCAGCTACAAGTTGTTGAGTCGGCCGAGAACATTGAGCGACAAGACAAAAACAATACGGTCGAAGAAAAACGGCCTCAAAGTCAAAAACAGAAAAAGCCTAGCGCTGAAAACAAGCCTAAAGCGAAACAAAAATTAAAAACAGGCAGCAACGAATTAAGCGTAACCAAACGTAAGCCTATCAGTTTTTAG
- a CDS encoding chloramphenicol acetyltransferase, whose product MKKINIDTWYRKEHFDFYTTFKQPFFNVCVTIDVTKTLNHCKENNLSFFICSLFLLGYTANQIEPFRYRINNNEIDVHDELELSCTVLNNDESFSFCEFGLSSNFGLFYQHAVQQMTKIKNGHKTLKPNIAKGNEIFCSVLPWLHFTSISHAQKQSKQDSTPRIVMGKYKAINNEIAMPISVEVHHALVDGIHVGQFIDQLQQNFNHFFNQKN is encoded by the coding sequence ATGAAAAAAATTAACATCGATACTTGGTACAGAAAGGAACACTTTGATTTTTATACTACGTTCAAACAACCTTTTTTTAACGTCTGTGTGACGATTGATGTCACCAAAACACTTAATCATTGCAAAGAAAACAATCTTTCTTTTTTCATTTGTTCATTGTTTTTGCTTGGATATACGGCTAATCAAATTGAGCCATTTAGGTATAGGATAAATAACAATGAAATTGATGTACATGACGAGTTGGAATTAAGTTGCACTGTGCTCAATAATGATGAGAGTTTTAGCTTTTGTGAGTTTGGCCTTAGCAGTAACTTTGGTTTATTTTATCAACATGCTGTTCAGCAAATGACTAAAATTAAGAATGGCCATAAAACGCTAAAACCAAATATCGCTAAAGGAAATGAAATTTTCTGTTCAGTTCTACCTTGGCTTCATTTTACAAGTATTTCTCACGCTCAAAAACAAAGCAAACAAGACTCAACACCAAGAATAGTGATGGGAAAATATAAAGCTATAAACAACGAAATAGCTATGCCAATATCTGTAGAAGTACATCATGCCTTAGTTGATGGTATACATGTCGGCCAATTTATCGATCAGTTACAACAAAATTTTAACCACTTTTTTAACCAGAAAAATTAA
- a CDS encoding GNAT family N-acetyltransferase, protein MDIKIVAANFDDEQHGQSVVYLLNEYALDPMGGGKPLTNDVKENLAKTMSKLPNVFSVLCFIDGEPAGLINCVEGFSTFACMPLVNIHDVIVAKKFRRLGLTDKMLAKVEQMAQERGACKLTLEVLEGNNVAQNAYIKAGFDSYELDPAMGKAMFWQKTLG, encoded by the coding sequence ATGGATATTAAAATTGTGGCGGCAAATTTTGACGATGAGCAGCATGGGCAGTCAGTTGTTTATTTGCTTAATGAATATGCTCTTGATCCGATGGGAGGAGGCAAACCGCTCACTAATGATGTAAAAGAAAATTTAGCGAAAACGATGTCAAAACTACCCAACGTGTTCAGTGTTTTATGCTTTATTGATGGCGAGCCTGCTGGCTTAATTAACTGCGTAGAAGGGTTTTCAACATTCGCATGTATGCCTCTTGTCAATATACATGATGTGATAGTCGCTAAGAAATTTCGCCGATTAGGGTTAACAGATAAGATGCTAGCTAAAGTAGAGCAAATGGCTCAAGAACGAGGAGCCTGCAAACTAACGTTAGAGGTTTTAGAAGGAAACAACGTTGCACAAAATGCCTATATAAAAGCAGGTTTTGACAGCTATGAACTAGATCCAGCAATGGGCAAAGCAATGTTTTGGCAAAAAACATTGGGTTAA
- a CDS encoding ion channel translates to MSKNNDLCQYSDPSGVHCHEHANNSGYCFWHDKTTSKAEECFKEALENYAKSGGLLRGIQLKHADLSNIDLVNHHQKEGFDFSYADFYKANLNGAHLFNINLNHASLMKADLRGANLNCANVQNTNLLGIRWSDSKIENLKVGRKLKQEIEARAAFKNRDFSLASDLYEQAEEVYRDLRKHAEHEGIFTMSGHFIQKELTMRRMQMPKYSFNRLTSKIVDLFCGYGEAPLRIVGISILMILCCAVLYAFTGLNYQGEVKVFDESAALEQNIDLLWSCLYYSVVTFTTLGYGDFAPIGISRAIAAFEAFTGSFTIALFVVVFVKKMTR, encoded by the coding sequence ATGAGCAAAAATAACGACTTATGCCAATATTCTGATCCAAGCGGTGTCCATTGTCATGAACACGCGAATAACTCCGGGTATTGTTTTTGGCACGACAAAACTACCAGCAAAGCAGAAGAGTGTTTTAAAGAAGCGCTAGAGAACTATGCTAAGTCAGGTGGCTTGTTAAGAGGTATTCAATTAAAGCATGCCGATTTGTCCAACATTGATCTAGTCAATCACCATCAAAAAGAAGGTTTCGATTTTTCTTACGCAGATTTTTATAAAGCAAACCTCAATGGTGCGCATTTATTTAATATCAACCTCAATCACGCCAGCTTAATGAAAGCCGATCTTCGTGGAGCAAACTTGAACTGTGCTAATGTGCAAAACACCAATTTATTGGGCATTCGCTGGTCTGACAGTAAGATTGAAAATTTGAAAGTTGGTCGCAAATTAAAGCAAGAAATAGAAGCAAGAGCGGCCTTTAAAAATAGAGATTTCTCGCTCGCCAGTGACCTATACGAGCAAGCCGAAGAAGTATACCGTGACCTGCGTAAACATGCTGAGCATGAAGGTATATTCACCATGTCAGGTCACTTCATCCAAAAAGAATTAACCATGCGCCGGATGCAGATGCCAAAATACAGCTTCAATCGATTAACATCTAAAATTGTCGATTTATTTTGCGGTTATGGCGAAGCACCACTGCGCATCGTAGGTATCTCCATCTTGATGATATTGTGCTGTGCGGTTTTGTACGCTTTTACCGGATTAAATTATCAAGGTGAAGTAAAAGTATTTGACGAATCCGCAGCACTTGAGCAAAACATCGATCTATTATGGTCCTGTTTGTATTACTCGGTCGTTACCTTTACAACATTAGGCTATGGTGATTTTGCTCCTATAGGAATATCCAGAGCAATCGCTGCTTTTGAGGCATTTACAGGCAGTTTTACTATTGCCCTTTTCGTGGTAGTGTTCGTGAAAAAAATGACACGATAA
- a CDS encoding Kelch repeat-containing protein, whose translation MTQNSHPFKKISSRLIFLSAGLLGYSLSIAPINAESFAPLLEPVSNNAVALVQTKNNHYIVSFSGLGSKKDYTDVLNKTFVYDVTRNKWHQGSNIPMQTPVVDKRTKKDITGRLASVATGVGELAYVFGGYTVASDHAEISVPDVYSYDVKHDKFIVLAPMPVPVDDSIALSYKGQYIYLVSGWHNDGNVNLVQLYDIRNNTWSQATPFPGKPVFGQAGAILNSTMLVCDGVTTTIHQYKRRSYSAETACYQGDINTNNPNKIDWRIVPHPTGIARYRMASGADKAKKEFIFVGGSDNPYNYNGIGYNQNPSQPDNQIWRYSLMDKKWSVTTSNQQTMDHRGLIVFDGKLLTVGGMGKNQQVLDKIYQHGSLVQSK comes from the coding sequence ATGACTCAAAATTCACATCCTTTTAAAAAAATATCTAGCCGCCTTATTTTCCTTAGTGCTGGCTTGTTGGGATATAGTCTCTCAATAGCGCCAATTAATGCGGAGTCATTTGCACCATTATTAGAGCCCGTATCTAACAACGCTGTTGCCTTGGTCCAAACTAAAAATAATCATTACATAGTGTCATTTTCAGGGTTAGGCTCAAAGAAAGATTATACCGACGTTCTTAACAAGACATTCGTCTATGATGTAACACGAAATAAGTGGCACCAAGGTAGTAATATACCGATGCAGACCCCCGTTGTAGACAAACGCACTAAAAAGGACATCACAGGCAGACTTGCCAGCGTTGCAACCGGCGTAGGCGAGCTCGCGTATGTATTTGGTGGCTATACAGTCGCCAGTGATCACGCTGAAATATCTGTACCTGATGTTTATAGTTATGATGTTAAACACGACAAATTTATTGTGCTGGCGCCAATGCCCGTCCCTGTTGACGATAGCATCGCACTTTCATACAAAGGTCAATATATCTACTTAGTGAGCGGCTGGCACAACGATGGCAATGTTAACCTAGTACAGCTTTATGACATTAGAAATAATACCTGGTCGCAAGCAACTCCCTTTCCGGGCAAACCGGTATTTGGACAAGCTGGTGCAATACTCAATAGCACTATGTTAGTTTGTGACGGCGTTACAACCACAATCCACCAGTACAAACGTCGTTCATATTCCGCTGAGACTGCGTGCTACCAAGGGGACATTAATACCAACAACCCCAACAAAATTGATTGGCGCATAGTGCCTCACCCTACAGGAATTGCACGTTATCGCATGGCTTCTGGGGCTGATAAAGCAAAGAAAGAATTTATATTCGTCGGAGGTAGTGATAACCCATACAATTACAACGGTATAGGTTATAACCAAAATCCCTCGCAACCAGATAATCAAATTTGGCGCTATAGTTTAATGGACAAAAAGTGGTCAGTTACCACTAGTAATCAACAAACCATGGATCACCGCGGCCTTATTGTATTCGATGGCAAACTGCTAACCGTTGGTGGCATGGGCAAAAATCAACAAGTATTAGATAAGATCTATCAGCATGGCTCTTTAGTACAATCAAAGTAA
- a CDS encoding proline--tRNA ligase: protein MRTSQYLLSTQKETPAHAEVISHQLMLRAGLVRNVASGLYTWLPTGLKVLRKVETIVREEMERAGAIETLMPMVQPADLWEESGRWDDYGPELLRLNDRHHRPFVLGPTHEEVITKLISNEIASYKQLPLNMFQIQTKFRDEIRPRFGVMRGREFLMKDAYSFHTSDECLKTTYKVMFDAYCRIFERLGLDFRPVIADNGSIGGEGSHEFHVLADSGEDDIAFSDVSDFAANVEKAEALAPQGDRPVGTESLCKVATPNVKTIEEVATFLNVEASKTVKTLLVHGAAAEGEETSIIALVLRGDHQLNEVKAENLAEIASPLTFASDEEIKGAVGCDVGSIGPIGLTIPVIVDRSAAHIADFVCGANENDFHHTGVNWDRDFGEFVIHDIRNVVEGDPSPCGQGSIVIKRGIEVGHIFQLGKKYADAMNCGVLTESGKHETLTMGCYGIGVSRIVAAAIEQNHDKHGIKWPKAIAPFQVAIVPMNMQKSARVKETAENLYAQLQQAGIEVMFDDRKERPGVMFADHELIGTPLLLIIGERNLDNQEIEVKNRITGEKSMVAISDVMDLFK from the coding sequence ATGCGAACTAGTCAATACCTACTTTCTACACAAAAAGAGACACCGGCACACGCCGAGGTCATTAGCCATCAATTAATGCTACGTGCGGGATTAGTCCGTAATGTCGCGTCAGGGTTATACACCTGGCTACCGACAGGATTAAAAGTCCTTAGAAAAGTAGAAACAATTGTCCGTGAAGAAATGGAACGCGCTGGCGCAATCGAAACCTTAATGCCGATGGTGCAACCAGCTGATTTATGGGAAGAGTCTGGCCGTTGGGACGACTATGGCCCTGAGCTTCTGCGCTTGAATGACCGTCATCATCGCCCATTTGTATTAGGTCCAACGCACGAAGAAGTAATCACAAAACTAATAAGCAATGAGATTGCGAGTTACAAGCAATTGCCACTGAATATGTTCCAAATTCAAACAAAATTCCGTGATGAAATTCGCCCTCGTTTTGGCGTGATGCGTGGCCGTGAATTTTTGATGAAAGACGCATACTCTTTCCACACCAGTGATGAGTGCTTAAAAACAACTTACAAAGTGATGTTTGATGCTTATTGTAGAATCTTTGAACGTTTAGGCTTAGATTTCCGTCCGGTTATTGCTGACAATGGCTCAATCGGTGGTGAAGGCTCTCATGAATTCCATGTTTTAGCTGACTCAGGTGAAGATGATATCGCCTTTAGTGATGTGAGCGACTTTGCCGCTAACGTTGAAAAAGCAGAAGCACTGGCACCACAAGGTGATCGTCCAGTCGGGACTGAATCACTTTGCAAAGTAGCGACACCTAACGTTAAAACAATTGAAGAAGTTGCAACTTTCTTAAACGTAGAAGCTTCAAAGACAGTCAAAACCTTGCTTGTCCATGGCGCCGCTGCAGAAGGCGAAGAAACATCAATCATTGCCCTCGTTCTTCGCGGAGATCATCAGTTAAATGAAGTCAAAGCCGAAAACCTAGCAGAGATCGCTTCCCCACTAACCTTTGCTTCAGATGAAGAAATCAAAGGTGCAGTTGGCTGTGATGTGGGTTCAATTGGCCCGATCGGATTAACAATTCCTGTAATTGTCGATAGAAGCGCAGCACATATTGCGGATTTTGTCTGTGGCGCTAACGAAAACGACTTCCACCATACTGGTGTAAACTGGGATAGAGATTTTGGCGAATTTGTTATTCACGATATCCGCAATGTGGTCGAAGGCGATCCAAGTCCGTGCGGCCAAGGTAGCATAGTTATTAAGCGTGGGATTGAAGTGGGACATATTTTTCAATTGGGTAAAAAATATGCAGATGCGATGAACTGCGGTGTATTAACTGAATCAGGCAAACATGAAACCTTAACCATGGGTTGCTATGGGATCGGTGTTTCACGTATCGTTGCGGCTGCTATTGAGCAAAATCATGACAAACATGGCATTAAATGGCCAAAGGCGATCGCACCATTTCAAGTCGCAATCGTACCTATGAACATGCAAAAATCGGCACGCGTTAAAGAAACAGCAGAAAATCTTTATGCCCAGTTACAACAGGCTGGCATTGAAGTCATGTTCGACGATAGAAAAGAACGCCCTGGCGTAATGTTTGCAGATCATGAATTAATTGGTACGCCGTTATTACTGATTATTGGTGAACGTAACTTAGACAATCAAGAGATTGAAGTGAAAAACCGCATCACAGGCGAAAAATCTATGGTTGCTATTAGCGATGTAATGGACCTATTCAAATAG
- a CDS encoding pyridoxal phosphate-dependent aminotransferase codes for MNSVKKSSKLKNVCYEIRGQIAAEARRLEDEGHKILKLNIGNPAPFGFEAPDDILKDVIHNLPSSQGYSESKGIYSARVAVMQYFQQQGILGVSVDDIYIGNGVSELIVMAMQGLLEDDDEVLIPAPDYPLWTASVALSGGKPVHYRCEEENHWFPNLEDITSKITDKTRAIVLINPNNPTGAVYTEEVLLGILDLARKHNLIVFSDEIYDKILYDEAVHIPTARLAEDVLIITMGGLSKNYRIAGFRAGWMVISGPKLRAEDYMEGLNMLSSMRLCANVPCQHAIQTALGGYQSINELIHGEGRLVKQRNMAHQMINDIDGLSCEPAMGALYLFVKVDQKKFNIKNDEQMVLDLLKQEKILLVHGRAFNINEHHYFRLVFLPHVDELKPALEKLKVFFSTYSQ; via the coding sequence ATGAATTCGGTTAAAAAATCTTCTAAATTAAAAAATGTGTGCTACGAGATTCGAGGGCAAATTGCCGCCGAAGCACGCAGGTTAGAAGATGAGGGGCATAAAATTCTAAAGCTAAATATTGGCAACCCTGCCCCTTTTGGTTTTGAAGCACCTGACGATATTTTAAAAGATGTTATTCACAACCTACCTAGCTCTCAGGGATACAGTGAATCTAAAGGCATATACTCTGCCCGTGTTGCGGTGATGCAATATTTTCAGCAACAAGGAATATTAGGTGTTTCCGTTGATGATATTTATATCGGTAATGGCGTAAGCGAGCTTATCGTGATGGCAATGCAAGGCCTATTAGAAGATGACGATGAAGTGCTTATTCCAGCGCCAGATTATCCGCTTTGGACCGCATCAGTTGCGCTTTCTGGGGGCAAGCCGGTTCACTATCGTTGTGAAGAAGAAAACCACTGGTTTCCTAATTTAGAGGATATCACTAGTAAAATCACTGATAAAACCCGCGCTATTGTACTGATCAACCCCAATAACCCTACTGGTGCTGTTTATACGGAAGAGGTATTGCTTGGTATTTTAGATCTAGCAAGAAAGCACAACCTAATCGTCTTTAGTGACGAAATTTACGACAAAATTTTATATGATGAGGCCGTTCACATCCCTACGGCACGTTTAGCGGAAGATGTGTTAATTATCACGATGGGCGGATTATCAAAGAACTACCGTATTGCCGGATTTCGAGCGGGTTGGATGGTCATTTCTGGGCCCAAACTAAGAGCAGAAGACTACATGGAAGGCTTAAATATGCTTTCTTCCATGAGGTTGTGCGCCAACGTTCCCTGCCAACACGCAATTCAAACAGCATTAGGCGGCTATCAAAGTATTAATGAACTAATTCATGGCGAAGGTCGTTTAGTCAAGCAACGAAATATGGCTCATCAAATGATTAACGATATTGACGGACTGTCATGTGAGCCAGCTATGGGCGCGTTATACCTATTTGTCAAAGTTGATCAGAAAAAGTTTAACATCAAAAATGACGAACAAATGGTGCTTGACTTGCTGAAGCAAGAAAAAATCCTGTTGGTTCATGGCCGTGCCTTCAATATCAATGAACACCATTACTTTAGGTTAGTATTTTTACCTCATGTAGATGAGCTAAAGCCTGCATTAGAAAAGCTCAAAGTATTCTTTAGTACCTACAGTCAGTAG
- the yfbR gene encoding 5'-deoxynucleotidase — protein MKLPRSTFLAWILRMPLIKRWALMHSIKKENIAEHSHQVAVIAHLLTVIKNNYFDGNLSAERAATIALYHEVSETKLQDINHVTKYHNADLTKEFKKLEEIAELECLDSLPKELQEQFKPLLVQSCVEPEYKKIVKAADLISAYLKACDELNFGNQEFSHVKKRLEQMLAEYVNTMPEVSYFMDVFKEHCFVSVDKLANSDH, from the coding sequence ATGAAATTACCTCGTAGTACGTTTTTAGCCTGGATCTTAAGAATGCCCTTAATTAAACGTTGGGCATTAATGCATTCGATTAAAAAGGAAAATATTGCAGAACACTCACATCAGGTTGCGGTCATAGCTCACCTTCTAACAGTTATTAAGAACAATTACTTTGACGGCAACTTAAGTGCAGAGCGCGCCGCCACAATAGCCCTGTATCACGAGGTATCGGAAACTAAGCTTCAAGACATTAACCATGTCACTAAGTACCATAATGCTGATCTAACAAAAGAGTTTAAGAAATTAGAAGAGATAGCCGAACTAGAATGTTTAGACAGCTTACCCAAAGAGCTACAAGAGCAATTCAAACCATTACTGGTTCAGTCTTGTGTCGAACCTGAATACAAGAAAATAGTTAAGGCTGCTGACTTAATTTCAGCTTACTTGAAAGCGTGTGATGAACTTAATTTTGGTAATCAAGAGTTTAGCCACGTTAAAAAGCGCCTAGAGCAAATGTTAGCAGAATACGTTAATACAATGCCGGAGGTCAGCTACTTTATGGATGTCTTTAAAGAGCACTGCTTTGTTAGCGTTGATAAACTCGCCAATAGCGACCACTAA
- a CDS encoding thiamine pyrophosphate-dependent enzyme: protein MTHSYEMNLGSSYNEALPTLGEVMVQVIKFFGEEKLYGVGGDFAANIIAALDTDLNIYPSSNEMHAGFSACAQAEMNGIGFCLTTYTVGSLPCTSAAALAITESLPVIFISGAPAESEIGDIAIHHTVHPNNSWKANYDNALNAFSGLGMKVERLQGDRTEGYPNIAGRQFYQLVKEAYQTKQPIFIEIPRDQLSRKTQPIELPPSPEQTCCGQSVISGYPAILDNVLTKLNECEHPVLYIGDRLKHNTKLKQLVLELSHRFNIPYATSWFAKGLFDEYDPLCLGSYNGIFSPVDVRQYIETKMDYLLDIANSLYSQDSNTAFATGTHKIENFANKTSLKGAEPLESDVIEIMEGLITHHQKCFEFTPISTKTHIALSENIDFNNLAQTLNELQKLDDKSYIYLPEIGNSYFASYSLKTRKSELNRSWLTNPWYGAMGTSLPYARVVAQEIKHSQLNCRAVVITGDGGFHFQLNELIHFLKDGTDVTIIYMRNNVFHLGKSGDSEIYHCNDKHFDAHHIIKAYQGHSETVTSVDEFNGAFKASLNRQGINLIEVLAIPIESKCSNEIKLLNLYIKAKNGQTEAIREWDTIAKL, encoded by the coding sequence GTGACGCATTCGTATGAGATGAACTTAGGCAGTAGCTATAATGAAGCACTCCCTACCCTTGGTGAAGTAATGGTTCAAGTGATAAAGTTTTTTGGCGAAGAAAAGCTATATGGTGTAGGTGGTGATTTTGCTGCTAACATCATAGCCGCACTTGATACTGATCTTAATATTTACCCTTCGAGTAATGAGATGCATGCCGGATTTTCTGCTTGTGCTCAAGCGGAAATGAATGGCATAGGCTTTTGCTTAACGACATACACAGTGGGTAGCTTGCCTTGTACTTCAGCAGCAGCATTGGCCATAACAGAGAGCCTGCCAGTTATTTTTATATCTGGCGCGCCAGCTGAATCTGAAATCGGCGATATTGCCATTCACCATACGGTTCATCCGAACAATTCTTGGAAGGCCAATTATGATAATGCCTTAAATGCTTTTTCTGGTTTAGGCATGAAGGTTGAGCGCTTACAAGGAGATCGGACAGAAGGCTACCCCAATATCGCAGGGAGACAATTTTATCAGCTTGTCAAAGAGGCCTATCAAACTAAACAACCTATATTTATTGAAATCCCTCGAGATCAACTATCTAGAAAAACACAGCCCATTGAGCTACCACCATCACCAGAGCAGACTTGTTGCGGACAAAGTGTTATATCTGGCTATCCAGCGATTCTTGATAATGTATTAACAAAATTAAACGAATGTGAGCATCCTGTTCTGTATATAGGAGACAGGCTAAAACACAACACAAAGCTCAAACAATTAGTTTTAGAGCTGTCACATAGATTCAATATACCGTATGCAACATCATGGTTTGCAAAGGGCTTGTTTGATGAATATGACCCACTCTGTCTAGGATCTTACAATGGTATTTTTAGTCCCGTAGATGTGCGACAGTACATCGAAACTAAGATGGATTACTTACTCGATATCGCCAATAGCCTATACTCTCAAGACTCAAACACCGCGTTTGCGACCGGGACACACAAAATTGAAAATTTTGCCAATAAAACTTCGCTAAAAGGCGCAGAGCCGCTTGAGTCTGACGTTATCGAAATAATGGAAGGCCTCATTACACATCATCAAAAATGTTTTGAATTCACGCCGATATCGACTAAAACTCATATTGCGTTATCAGAAAACATTGATTTTAACAACTTAGCTCAAACGCTCAATGAGCTTCAAAAACTGGATGATAAATCATATATTTATCTACCAGAAATTGGTAATTCCTATTTTGCTAGCTACAGCCTGAAAACGCGAAAAAGTGAGTTAAATAGAAGCTGGCTGACTAACCCTTGGTACGGAGCAATGGGGACCTCACTCCCCTATGCACGTGTTGTCGCTCAGGAAATTAAGCATTCGCAACTGAATTGTCGAGCCGTTGTCATTACTGGCGATGGTGGCTTTCATTTTCAACTAAACGAACTAATTCATTTCTTAAAAGATGGAACAGACGTCACCATCATTTACATGAGAAATAATGTTTTTCACTTAGGGAAAAGCGGGGATTCAGAAATTTACCACTGTAATGATAAACATTTCGATGCACATCATATTATTAAAGCCTATCAAGGCCATTCAGAAACGGTCACATCAGTAGATGAATTCAACGGTGCATTTAAAGCCTCGCTTAATCGGCAAGGCATTAATTTAATTGAGGTGTTAGCAATCCCAATAGAAAGCAAATGCAGCAACGAAATCAAACTGTTAAACCTATATATAAAGGCAAAAAACGGCCAAACTGAAGCAATACGAGAATGGGACACGATTGCAAAACTGTAA